The Streptomyces sp. NBC_00162 genome window below encodes:
- the pyk gene encoding pyruvate kinase, translating into MRRSKIVCTLGPAVDSYEQLKALIEAGMNVARFNFSHGSQAEHQERYDRVRKVSEDTGRAVGVLADLQGPKIRLETFAEGPVELVRGDEFTITTEDVPGDKSICGTTYKGLPGDVSQGDQILINDGNVELRVTEVEGPRVKTIVIEGGVISDHKGINLPGAAVNVPALSEKDVDDLRFALRMGCDMVALSFVRDANDVKDVHKVMDEEGRRVPVIAKVEKPQAVENMVAVVDAFDAVMVARGDLAVEYPLEKVPMVQKRLIEMCRRNAKPVIVATQMMESMITNSRPTRAEASDVANAILDGADAVMLSAESSVGAYPIETVKTMSKIVTAAEEELLSKGLQPLVPGKKPRTQGGSVARAACEIADFLDGKALIAFTQSGDTARRLSRYRATQPILAFTTDVNTRNQLTLSWGVESYVVPHVNNTDAMVDLVDGELLKLGRHNQGDTMVITAGSPPGVPGTTNMVRVHHLGGGARD; encoded by the coding sequence ATGCGCCGTTCCAAAATTGTCTGCACGCTGGGCCCCGCCGTCGACTCGTATGAGCAGCTGAAAGCGCTCATCGAGGCAGGCATGAACGTGGCCCGATTCAACTTCAGCCACGGATCCCAGGCAGAACACCAGGAGCGGTACGACCGCGTCCGGAAGGTCTCCGAGGACACCGGGCGCGCCGTCGGCGTCCTCGCCGACCTCCAGGGCCCGAAGATCCGTCTGGAGACCTTCGCCGAGGGTCCCGTCGAGCTGGTGCGCGGTGACGAGTTCACCATCACCACCGAGGACGTCCCGGGTGACAAGTCCATCTGCGGTACCACCTACAAGGGCCTGCCGGGTGACGTCTCCCAGGGCGACCAGATCCTGATCAACGACGGCAACGTCGAGCTGCGGGTGACCGAGGTCGAGGGCCCGCGGGTCAAGACCATCGTCATCGAGGGCGGTGTCATCTCGGACCACAAGGGCATCAACCTGCCGGGTGCCGCCGTCAACGTCCCCGCCCTGTCGGAGAAGGACGTCGACGACCTCCGCTTCGCCCTGCGGATGGGCTGCGACATGGTCGCCCTCTCCTTCGTCCGCGACGCCAACGACGTCAAGGACGTCCACAAGGTCATGGACGAGGAGGGCCGCCGGGTCCCCGTCATCGCCAAGGTGGAGAAGCCGCAGGCCGTCGAGAACATGGTGGCCGTGGTCGACGCCTTCGACGCGGTCATGGTGGCCCGTGGTGACCTGGCCGTCGAGTATCCGCTCGAGAAGGTCCCGATGGTCCAGAAGCGGCTCATCGAGATGTGCCGCCGCAACGCCAAGCCGGTGATCGTCGCGACCCAGATGATGGAGTCGATGATCACCAACTCCCGCCCGACGCGCGCGGAGGCGTCCGACGTCGCCAACGCGATCCTCGACGGCGCGGACGCGGTCATGCTGTCGGCCGAGTCCTCGGTCGGCGCCTACCCGATCGAGACCGTCAAGACGATGTCGAAGATCGTCACGGCGGCCGAGGAGGAGCTCCTCTCCAAGGGCCTGCAGCCGCTGGTCCCGGGCAAGAAGCCCCGTACCCAGGGCGGCTCCGTCGCCCGCGCGGCCTGCGAGATCGCGGACTTCCTCGACGGCAAGGCGCTCATCGCCTTCACCCAGTCCGGTGACACGGCCCGCCGCCTGTCGCGCTACCGCGCCACGCAGCCGATCCTGGCCTTCACCACGGACGTCAACACCCGCAACCAGCTCACGCTGAGCTGGGGCGTCGAGTCGTACGTCGTCCCGCACGTGAACAACACCGACGCGATGGTCGACCTGGTGGACGGCGAGCTGCTCAAGCTGGGCCGCCACAACCAGGGCGACACCATGGTCATCACGGCCGGCTCGCCCCCCGGCGTCCCCGGCACCACCAACATGGTCCGGGTGCACCACCTGGGCGGCGGCGCGCGGGACTGA
- a CDS encoding DUF6230 family protein has protein sequence MSSQVRGGTRWKRFALVMVPSIAATAAVGVGLAQGALAASFSVSGQDFKVSADKLDGDNLIQYGGIAEGHDLKGNAQHHPVTISGFSHAEITNMCQSLVTPTPLGNITLQLRTGHKGKPAVADNIYLDVAELDTDAEFKNLDIGVAVGDASHKTKPQAGTVASPYAFSQRADKAILSNVRQKAWATTAGTFKLPDLKLRLLGGDQPCYQDEK, from the coding sequence ATGAGTTCTCAGGTTCGTGGCGGGACCAGATGGAAGCGCTTCGCGCTCGTCATGGTGCCGAGCATCGCGGCCACGGCCGCGGTCGGTGTGGGTCTGGCGCAGGGAGCCCTCGCGGCGTCCTTCAGCGTCTCCGGCCAGGACTTCAAGGTCTCGGCCGACAAGCTCGACGGTGACAACCTCATCCAGTACGGCGGCATTGCCGAGGGTCACGACCTCAAGGGCAACGCGCAGCACCACCCGGTCACCATCTCCGGGTTCAGCCACGCCGAGATCACCAACATGTGCCAGTCGCTGGTGACCCCGACGCCGCTGGGCAACATCACGCTGCAGCTGCGCACCGGCCACAAGGGCAAGCCGGCCGTCGCCGACAACATCTACCTGGATGTTGCCGAGCTCGACACCGACGCCGAGTTCAAGAACCTGGACATCGGTGTCGCTGTCGGCGACGCGAGCCACAAGACCAAGCCGCAGGCCGGCACGGTCGCCAGCCCGTACGCGTTCTCGCAGCGCGCGGACAAGGCGATCCTGTCGAACGTGCGCCAGAAGGCGTGGGCGACGACGGCGGGCACCTTCAAGCTGCCCGACCTCAAGCTGCGCCTGCTCGGCGGCGACCAGCCGTGCTACCAGGACGAGAAGTAA
- a CDS encoding tetratricopeptide repeat protein yields the protein MQPRNMSMSGVVDLAAVKAAGEAKAKAEQARAESARQAAQGGGAGPAAGAVPPSALVVDVDEAGFERDVLQLSAEVPVVLDFWAEWCEPCKQLSPLLERLTLEANGRLVLAKVDVDANQMLMQQFGIQGIPAVFAVVAGQVLPLFQGVAPEQQIRETLAQLVQVAEDRFGIIGIEVDPAAEGEPRAAAAETEVPAGPYDALLEAAVVALDAGDLGGAVQAYKNVLTDDPGNTEAKLGLAQAELLVRVQDMNPQAVRTAAAENPRDPAAQIAAADLDLVGGHVEDAFGRLVDTVRVTFGEDRDAVRLRLLELFEVIGADDPRVSAARTALARVLF from the coding sequence ATGCAGCCCAGAAACATGTCCATGAGCGGCGTCGTCGACCTCGCCGCGGTGAAGGCGGCCGGTGAGGCCAAGGCCAAGGCCGAGCAGGCCCGCGCCGAATCGGCACGGCAGGCGGCACAGGGCGGCGGGGCAGGCCCGGCCGCCGGTGCGGTGCCGCCCTCCGCCCTCGTCGTCGACGTAGACGAGGCCGGGTTCGAACGCGATGTACTCCAGCTTTCCGCAGAGGTCCCGGTCGTCCTGGACTTCTGGGCCGAGTGGTGCGAACCGTGCAAGCAGCTCAGCCCGCTCCTGGAGCGCCTGACTCTCGAGGCCAACGGCCGCCTCGTGCTCGCCAAGGTCGATGTCGACGCGAACCAGATGCTGATGCAGCAGTTCGGCATCCAGGGCATCCCGGCCGTCTTCGCCGTGGTCGCCGGCCAGGTGCTGCCGCTGTTCCAGGGCGTGGCCCCGGAGCAGCAGATCCGCGAGACCCTCGCCCAGCTGGTGCAGGTCGCCGAGGACCGCTTCGGGATCATCGGCATCGAGGTGGACCCCGCTGCCGAGGGCGAGCCCCGGGCCGCCGCCGCGGAGACCGAGGTTCCGGCCGGCCCGTACGACGCCCTGCTCGAGGCGGCCGTCGTCGCGCTCGACGCGGGCGACCTGGGCGGCGCGGTGCAGGCGTACAAGAACGTGCTGACCGACGACCCGGGCAACACCGAGGCCAAGCTGGGCCTGGCCCAGGCGGAACTCCTCGTCCGTGTCCAGGACATGAACCCGCAGGCGGTGCGCACCGCGGCGGCCGAGAACCCGCGCGATCCGGCGGCGCAGATCGCCGCGGCCGACCTGGATCTGGTCGGCGGGCACGTGGAGGATGCGTTCGGGCGCCTGGTGGACACCGTACGGGTGACGTTCGGTGAGGACCGGGACGCCGTGCGGCTGCGCCTGCTGGAGCTGTTCGAGGTCATCGGCGCGGACGACCCGCGGGTCTCGGCGGCCCGTACGGCGCTGGCGCGAGTGCTCTTCTGA
- a CDS encoding helix-turn-helix domain-containing protein: MAPGHVAYGLRAQYGLIVAPETVMAWERGEISPSSAELTALAGVLWCSPGELLAEPVTLREHRISRGLAAEELARRIGLEANAYQKMEDTGRWKGNERQSAALATALGLTLAQFVTATGKQEELADLLRSAVTTRWQAYVKPLGKLLPIPKAHLERMLELLHGDYQSRMMATLSWGSGGEAGSGDAGREFLAEIVDRFWSLAGGAT; encoded by the coding sequence ATGGCTCCCGGTCATGTCGCCTATGGCCTGCGCGCCCAGTACGGACTGATCGTCGCGCCCGAGACCGTGATGGCCTGGGAGCGTGGCGAGATATCTCCTTCCTCGGCCGAGCTCACGGCCCTCGCCGGCGTCCTGTGGTGCTCTCCCGGGGAGCTGCTCGCCGAGCCGGTCACCTTGCGGGAGCACCGGATCTCCAGGGGGCTGGCCGCGGAGGAGCTGGCCCGGCGGATCGGCCTGGAGGCGAACGCGTACCAGAAGATGGAGGACACCGGGCGCTGGAAGGGCAACGAGCGCCAGTCCGCCGCCCTCGCGACGGCACTGGGTCTGACCCTGGCCCAGTTCGTGACGGCCACCGGCAAGCAGGAGGAGCTGGCGGACCTGCTGCGCAGCGCGGTGACCACGCGCTGGCAGGCGTACGTTAAGCCGCTGGGCAAGCTGCTGCCGATCCCCAAGGCCCATCTGGAGCGGATGCTGGAGCTGCTGCACGGGGACTACCAGTCGCGGATGATGGCGACGCTCAGCTGGGGCAGCGGCGGCGAGGCCGGGAGCGGGGACGCGGGGCGGGAGTTCCTCGCTGAGATCGTGGACCGGTTCTGGAGCCTCGCGGGCGGTGCGACGTAG
- a CDS encoding TetR/AcrR family transcriptional regulator, translating into MRNPSPGSSTARTGRPRSAAADAAILAATRDALVELGWSKLTMGDVSARAGVAKTTLYRRWAGKNELVVDAVAELFDSLELPDRGCLEADIEYVVLRFAELLRRPEARTALMAVVAESTRDEALRDRIRSAIVDRQKRLVVLGRERAQARGELPYEEDESLAGRTTDLIFDVIAGTVVHRALVSSEPVDELWVATFTALLMHGLQGAPQA; encoded by the coding sequence ATGCGCAACCCCAGTCCCGGCTCCAGCACCGCCCGCACCGGCCGCCCCCGCAGCGCCGCCGCGGACGCCGCGATCCTCGCCGCGACCCGGGACGCACTGGTGGAGCTGGGCTGGTCGAAGCTGACGATGGGCGACGTCTCGGCCCGCGCCGGCGTCGCCAAGACCACCCTCTACCGGCGCTGGGCGGGCAAGAACGAGCTGGTCGTGGACGCGGTCGCGGAGCTCTTCGACTCGCTGGAACTGCCCGACCGCGGCTGTCTCGAAGCCGACATCGAGTACGTGGTCCTCCGGTTCGCGGAGCTGCTGCGGCGCCCGGAGGCCCGTACGGCCCTGATGGCGGTGGTCGCCGAGTCCACCCGGGACGAGGCCCTGCGCGACCGCATCCGGTCGGCGATCGTGGACCGGCAGAAACGTCTCGTCGTACTGGGTCGCGAACGGGCCCAGGCCCGCGGGGAACTCCCGTACGAGGAGGACGAGTCCCTCGCCGGCCGCACCACCGACCTGATATTCGACGTGATCGCGGGCACCGTGGTGCACCGCGCCCTGGTGAGCTCCGAGCCGGTGGACGAGCTCTGGGTGGCCACTTTCACGGCGCTGCTGATGCACGGCCTCCAGGGCGCGCCCCAGGCCTGA
- a CDS encoding acetate kinase, with protein sequence MTASRVLVLNSGSSSVKYQLLDMADRSRLAVGLVERIGEETSRLVHETLTGPGAAGGKREQLGPIADHEAALKAVAAELAADGLGMDSPELAAVGHRVVHGGTKFTQPTVIDDAVLAEIRSLIPLAPLHNPANVTGIEVARGLRADIPQVAVFDTAFHSTMPEYVARYAIDAATADRYSIRRYGFHGTSHAYVSRATAALLGRPVEDVNVIVLHLGNGASASAVRGGVCVETSMGLTPLEGLVMGTRSGDLDPAVVFHLARVGGLSVDEIDSLLNKKSGLLGMCGDNDMREVLRRAGEGDEAASLAFAAYVHRLKKYIGAYSAVLGRVDAVAFTAGVGENAHQVREAALDGLAELGLALDLEANAARSPQPRLVSAEYARVAVAVVPTDEELEIATQAYALVTH encoded by the coding sequence GTGACCGCATCGCGCGTACTCGTCCTCAACTCCGGCTCCTCGTCGGTCAAGTACCAGCTCCTCGACATGGCGGACCGCTCCCGCCTGGCCGTCGGCCTGGTGGAGCGGATCGGTGAGGAGACCTCCCGTCTCGTGCACGAGACGCTGACCGGACCGGGCGCCGCGGGCGGCAAGCGCGAGCAGCTCGGCCCGATCGCCGACCACGAGGCGGCCCTCAAGGCGGTGGCGGCGGAGCTCGCCGCCGACGGGCTGGGCATGGACTCCCCCGAACTGGCCGCCGTGGGGCACCGCGTGGTGCACGGCGGGACGAAGTTCACCCAGCCGACCGTGATCGACGACGCGGTGCTGGCGGAGATCCGGAGCCTGATCCCCCTCGCGCCGCTGCACAACCCGGCGAACGTGACGGGCATCGAGGTGGCGCGCGGGCTGCGTGCGGACATCCCGCAGGTCGCCGTCTTCGACACGGCCTTCCACTCCACGATGCCGGAGTACGTGGCGCGGTACGCGATCGATGCCGCGACGGCGGACCGGTACTCCATCCGGCGGTACGGATTCCACGGGACCTCCCACGCCTACGTCTCGCGGGCGACGGCCGCGCTGCTCGGCCGACCGGTGGAGGACGTGAACGTGATCGTGCTGCACCTGGGCAACGGCGCCTCCGCCTCCGCGGTGCGGGGCGGGGTGTGCGTGGAGACGTCCATGGGCCTGACCCCGCTGGAGGGTCTGGTCATGGGGACCCGTTCGGGCGATCTCGATCCGGCGGTCGTCTTCCACCTGGCGCGGGTGGGGGGCCTCTCGGTGGATGAGATCGATTCGCTCCTGAACAAGAAGAGCGGTCTGCTGGGCATGTGCGGCGACAACGACATGCGCGAGGTGCTCCGGCGGGCGGGCGAGGGCGACGAGGCGGCGAGCCTCGCCTTCGCCGCGTACGTCCACCGGCTGAAGAAGTACATCGGTGCCTACTCGGCGGTCCTGGGGCGGGTGGACGCGGTGGCGTTCACGGCCGGGGTCGGCGAGAACGCCCACCAGGTCCGCGAGGCCGCGCTGGACGGCCTGGCCGAGCTGGGCCTGGCGCTGGATCTCGAAGCCAACGCGGCGCGTTCCCCGCAGCCGCGGCTGGTTTCGGCGGAGTATGCCCGGGTGGCCGTGGCGGTGGTCCCGACGGATGAGGAACTGGAGATCGCCACCCAGGCGTATGCGCTGGTTACCCACTAG
- a CDS encoding thioredoxin family protein, which translates to MIHAQGVAEVTDADFDTEVLGERGRPVLVEFTADWCGPCRQLAPVLPVLSAIAAEEAGRLKVVQIDADGNPATVTRYGVLSMPTLLVFRDGEPVRQMVGARAKRKLLQELEEHLAAAVTA; encoded by the coding sequence ATGATCCACGCACAGGGTGTCGCGGAAGTGACCGACGCCGACTTCGACACCGAGGTGCTCGGCGAGCGGGGCAGGCCCGTCCTCGTGGAGTTCACCGCGGACTGGTGCGGCCCCTGCCGCCAGCTCGCGCCCGTGCTGCCCGTGCTGTCCGCGATCGCCGCCGAGGAGGCCGGCCGCCTCAAGGTCGTGCAGATCGACGCGGACGGCAACCCCGCCACCGTCACGCGGTACGGGGTGCTGTCCATGCCGACCCTGCTCGTCTTCCGCGACGGCGAGCCCGTCCGGCAGATGGTCGGGGCCCGGGCCAAGCGCAAGCTCCTCCAGGAACTGGAGGAGCACCTCGCGGCGGCCGTTACGGCCTGA
- the pta gene encoding phosphate acetyltransferase, whose amino-acid sequence MTRSVYVTGIERGDGRQVVELGIMEILTRQTGRVGVYRPLLHDGPDRLFDLLKARYRIDQDASTAYGMEYEEASAILAEKGTDELVSQLVDRYHRVAREYEVMLVLGTDYADTNLPDELALNARLANELGAVVVPVVGGVKHPAEAVRAETRNAYRAYETLGCHVVAMVVNRVAAEDRDTIAERLAARLPVPCYVLPDDKSLSAPTVAQITQALGGEVLLGDEAGLARDALDFVFGGAMLPNFLNALTPGCLVVTPGDRSDLVIGALAAHTSGTPPIAGVLLTLNERPGPDILTLASKLAPGTPVVSVAGNSFPTAAELFSLQSRLNSATPRKLETALGLFERHVNTGELRDLLSVARSERVTPMMFEHELLERARAERRRVVLPEGTEERVLRAADVVLRRGVCDLTLLGEEQAIVKKAGDLGIDISGAQLIDPATSPLRERFAEYYAKVRAHKGMTVELANDVVTDVNYFGTLMVQEGLADGMVSGSVHSTAATIRPAFEIIKTKPEASIVSSVFFMCLADRVLVYGDCAVNPDPGADQLADIAVQSAATAAAFGVEPRIAMLSYSTGTSGSGADVDKVRKATEIVREQRPDLLIEGPIQYDAAVEPSVAATKLPGSEVAGRASVLIFPDLNTGNNTYKAVQRSAGAVAVGPVLQGLRKPVNDLSRGALVQDIVTTVAITAIQAQSQPQPQAAR is encoded by the coding sequence GTGACGCGCAGCGTGTACGTGACCGGCATCGAGCGGGGGGACGGCCGACAGGTCGTCGAGCTGGGAATCATGGAGATCCTGACCCGGCAGACAGGCCGGGTCGGCGTCTATCGCCCGTTGCTCCACGACGGCCCCGACCGGCTCTTCGATCTGCTCAAGGCCCGCTACCGGATCGACCAGGACGCGTCCACGGCCTACGGCATGGAGTACGAGGAGGCCTCGGCGATCCTCGCCGAGAAGGGCACCGACGAGCTGGTCTCGCAGCTGGTCGACCGCTACCACCGGGTGGCCCGCGAGTACGAGGTCATGCTGGTCCTGGGCACCGACTACGCCGACACCAACCTCCCCGACGAGCTCGCGCTCAACGCCCGGCTCGCCAACGAGCTGGGCGCGGTCGTCGTTCCCGTCGTGGGCGGAGTCAAGCACCCCGCCGAGGCCGTGCGCGCCGAGACCCGCAACGCCTACCGCGCGTACGAGACCCTGGGCTGCCACGTGGTCGCGATGGTCGTCAACCGGGTGGCCGCCGAGGACCGCGACACCATAGCCGAGCGACTGGCCGCCCGGCTCCCCGTGCCCTGCTACGTGCTGCCGGACGACAAGTCGCTCTCCGCCCCGACCGTCGCCCAGATCACCCAGGCGCTCGGCGGCGAGGTGCTCCTCGGCGACGAGGCCGGGCTGGCCCGCGACGCCCTGGACTTCGTCTTCGGCGGCGCCATGCTGCCGAACTTCCTGAACGCGCTGACCCCCGGCTGTCTGGTCGTCACCCCCGGGGACCGCTCCGACCTCGTCATCGGCGCACTGGCCGCGCACACCTCGGGCACCCCGCCGATCGCCGGTGTGCTGCTCACCCTGAACGAGCGCCCGGGCCCGGACATCCTCACGCTGGCCTCGAAGCTGGCGCCGGGCACGCCCGTGGTGTCGGTGGCCGGCAACAGCTTCCCGACCGCCGCCGAACTCTTCTCGCTGCAGAGCCGGTTGAACTCCGCGACCCCGCGCAAGCTGGAGACCGCGCTCGGCCTCTTCGAGCGGCACGTGAACACCGGCGAGCTGCGCGACCTGCTGTCGGTGGCCCGCTCCGAGCGCGTCACCCCGATGATGTTCGAGCACGAGCTGCTGGAGCGGGCCCGCGCCGAGCGGCGCCGCGTCGTACTGCCCGAGGGCACCGAGGAGCGCGTGCTGCGCGCCGCGGACGTGGTGCTGCGCCGGGGGGTGTGCGACCTGACCCTGCTGGGCGAGGAGCAGGCGATCGTGAAGAAGGCCGGCGACCTCGGGATCGACATCTCGGGCGCACAGCTCATCGATCCGGCGACCTCCCCCTTGCGGGAACGTTTCGCCGAGTACTACGCCAAGGTCCGCGCCCACAAGGGCATGACCGTCGAGCTGGCCAACGACGTGGTCACCGACGTCAATTACTTCGGCACCCTGATGGTCCAGGAGGGCCTGGCCGACGGCATGGTCTCCGGCTCGGTGCACTCCACCGCCGCGACCATCCGCCCGGCCTTCGAGATCATCAAGACCAAGCCCGAGGCCTCCATCGTCTCCTCGGTCTTCTTCATGTGCCTGGCCGACCGGGTCCTCGTGTACGGCGACTGCGCGGTCAACCCGGACCCGGGCGCCGACCAGCTCGCCGACATCGCCGTCCAGTCGGCCGCCACCGCCGCCGCCTTCGGCGTCGAGCCGCGGATCGCGATGCTCTCGTACTCGACCGGCACCTCGGGCAGCGGAGCGGACGTGGACAAGGTCCGCAAGGCCACCGAGATCGTCCGCGAGCAGCGCCCCGATCTGCTGATCGAGGGTCCGATCCAGTACGACGCGGCCGTGGAGCCCTCGGTCGCCGCGACCAAACTGCCCGGGTCCGAGGTGGCCGGCCGCGCGAGCGTGCTGATCTTCCCCGACCTCAACACCGGCAACAACACGTACAAGGCCGTGCAGCGTTCGGCGGGCGCCGTGGCGGTCGGCCCGGTGCTCCAGGGCCTGCGCAAGCCGGTCAACGACCTCTCGCGCGGCGCACTGGTCCAGGACATCGTCACCACCGTGGCCATCACCGCGATCCAGGCCCAGTCGCAGCCGCAGCCGCAGGCCGCCCGGTAA
- a CDS encoding ATP-dependent 6-phosphofructokinase has protein sequence MRIGVLTAGGDCPGLNAVIRSVVHRAVVGHGDEVIGFEDGFKGLLDGNFRPLDINAVSGILARGGTILGSARMERARLHEAAENAQELATRYGIDALIPIGGEGTLTAARMLSDAGMPVVGVPKTIDNDISSTDRTFGFDTAVMVATEAIDRLKTTAESHQRVMVVEVMGRHAGWIALESGMAGGAHGICLPERPFEVDALVKMVEERFARGKKFAVVCVAEGAHPAEGSMPYEKGAIDQYGHERFAGIGNRLAVELERRLGKEARPVILGHVQRGGTPTAYDRVLATRFGWHAVEAVHRGDFGNMTALRGTDIVMAPLALAVTELKTVPEARVYEAESVF, from the coding sequence ATGCGTATCGGAGTTCTCACCGCAGGCGGCGACTGTCCGGGCCTCAACGCTGTCATCCGATCGGTCGTACACCGCGCCGTGGTCGGGCACGGGGACGAGGTCATCGGTTTTGAAGACGGTTTCAAGGGCCTCCTGGACGGCAACTTCCGCCCTCTCGACATCAATGCCGTCAGTGGCATTCTCGCCCGCGGAGGCACGATCCTCGGTTCGGCCCGCATGGAGCGCGCACGTCTTCACGAAGCCGCCGAGAACGCGCAGGAACTGGCGACGCGCTACGGCATCGACGCCCTCATCCCGATCGGCGGCGAGGGCACCCTGACCGCCGCGCGGATGCTGTCGGATGCCGGGATGCCGGTCGTCGGCGTGCCGAAGACCATCGACAACGACATCTCCTCCACCGACCGCACCTTCGGCTTCGACACCGCCGTCATGGTCGCCACCGAGGCCATCGACCGCCTGAAGACCACCGCCGAGTCGCACCAGCGCGTGATGGTCGTCGAGGTCATGGGCCGCCACGCGGGCTGGATCGCCCTGGAGTCCGGCATGGCCGGCGGCGCGCACGGGATCTGTCTGCCCGAGCGTCCCTTCGAGGTGGACGCCCTGGTGAAGATGGTGGAGGAACGGTTCGCCCGCGGGAAGAAGTTCGCCGTCGTCTGCGTCGCCGAGGGCGCGCACCCGGCCGAGGGCTCCATGCCGTACGAGAAGGGCGCCATCGACCAGTACGGCCACGAGCGCTTCGCCGGCATCGGCAACCGCCTGGCGGTCGAGCTGGAGCGGCGCCTGGGCAAGGAGGCCCGCCCGGTCATCCTCGGCCACGTCCAGCGCGGCGGCACCCCGACCGCGTACGACCGCGTCCTCGCGACCCGCTTCGGCTGGCACGCCGTCGAGGCCGTCCACCGCGGCGACTTCGGCAACATGACCGCCCTGCGCGGCACCGACATCGTGATGGCCCCGCTGGCCTTGGCCGTCACCGAGCTGAAGACGGTTCCCGAGGCCCGCGTGTACGAGGCCGAGTCCGTCTTCTAA
- a CDS encoding DUF6114 domain-containing protein — protein MNPQAPVYVRREDDAWLTAVYYHFHAWSGRRPFWAGLFTLLGGFPIAYFPYADLRLGNISLAMATTGGAGALIIGVLLITLGLALWFQQAIRVFAGVAAILLALVSLPVSNLGGFFMGFILSMIGGALALAWVPGQPADESQENQRPAAVDMGKAEAMAGPQGIPGQRETETPAHASETTAHADGGRNSAG, from the coding sequence ATGAACCCCCAGGCCCCGGTTTATGTTCGCCGCGAAGACGACGCCTGGCTCACCGCGGTGTACTACCACTTCCACGCCTGGAGCGGTCGCCGTCCTTTCTGGGCCGGGCTGTTCACGCTCCTCGGTGGCTTCCCGATCGCCTACTTCCCGTACGCGGACCTCCGGCTGGGCAACATCAGCCTGGCGATGGCCACCACGGGTGGCGCCGGTGCGCTGATCATCGGCGTACTGCTGATCACGCTGGGTCTGGCCCTCTGGTTCCAGCAGGCCATCCGCGTCTTCGCAGGCGTCGCCGCGATCCTGCTGGCCCTGGTCTCGCTCCCGGTGTCCAACCTCGGCGGCTTCTTCATGGGCTTCATCCTCTCCATGATCGGCGGCGCCCTCGCCCTGGCATGGGTCCCCGGGCAGCCGGCGGACGAGTCTCAGGAAAACCAGCGGCCGGCCGCGGTGGACATGGGCAAGGCAGAGGCGATGGCGGGTCCCCAGGGCATCCCGGGACAGCGCGAAACGGAAACGCCGGCACACGCGAGCGAGACGACTGCCCACGCCGATGGCGGGAGGAACAGTGCGGGGTGA